GCTATATAAATCGTCTTGTTGACTACTTTGGAGTTCTCTCGTACTTTAAAGACGATTCCGTCCATCCAGACAATCAAATAAACGGGCTCTAAAGGACGATTTTGCCAGGCAACGATATCATTGCTGATTCGGTCTGTAATTCGGGAGATAGTAGAAGTAGAGACATCAAAGCCATACACCTCAGAGATTTGTTCTTCAATATCACTATTGCTCATTCCCTTGGCATACAGCGATACAATGACATTTTCGATGCCATCAATCATGTTCTGCCGCTTGGGAACGATCATAGGATTAAAGGATCCATCCCGGTCCCGGGGAACCTTTACAGTGTCTTCACCAAAAGAACTCCGAACCTTCTTTTTAGTATAGCCATTCCTGGTATTTCCAGATCCAGACTTCTGGTGCTTATCATAATCCAAATGGCCATCCAGTTCACCTTCAAGCATTTTCTCCAATCCACGTTTTTGAAGTTGCTTGAGAAAACTACTAAGTTCTTCTCCTGATTTAAACTGTTTTAAAAACTCATCATCGAATAGATCTTCTTTTTTCATTACTGTGTAAATATTAGTGCCTGGAATTTGCAGGCAAGGTTAAAAAAATATGGGCGTTCGCAAACCCCCATATTTTCTACTTACACATTTTTTGAGATAGTCCCTTTATCTTAAGTTCCAATCCCGTGAATGATTTGATAACGCAGGTACTCCTACCCTACCTATATATGCTATATACCTTTGTCTAATTTGCTGAATAAACGGAGAATTTATTTTTAACGGTCGCTCCATTTTCTTTACCTCAGAACTTTTAACTCGTTTAGACGCTAAACGAAAATCTAAAACAACAGTAAGATTAAAATCTTCATTTAGAGGTAACGAAGACAGGAAATGAAGTCGAGGAATTTCCTGATTAAATAATTTACGAATCCCATCTTTTCGATTATCTTTAAAGGAATCGAAATCATCTTGCCCCTTTTTATAACTGCTATTTTTCAATAGTATTGGAGGAAAAGAATCTTTTCTGAAGGTAAGTAATTCAAATTCATAAGCTTCATTACTTTGAACGTATTTAATGTCGCATTCCGGTGTTACAATTATCCCTAAGCTATGTTCATCAAGTACGCAAATATCTCCTGTCATAATAGGTGCAGCTTCTTTTAATTTTGAATATGTTAGAATACTGAACAACTTTGAGATAGACTTTTGATAACTCCCCAAATCTTTTAAAGAATCCAAATCTTCTGGTGATTTGCCTTCCACACAAATAGCTTCAATCAAATTTTCATCTTGAACCAGATTTTCCGATAATAACAACTGCATTAATTCAATCACAAATAATTCAGGATCTACTCCATCCGCATCAGCTGAAGCGTATATATGTTTCAGCCAATTATCTGTTGCCTCGGATAATTCTTTAAATACTTTCTGAATTGACAAATTGATAGCCTCACTCCACCTAATAGGAGCTGAAAGATTTCGATTTTTCTCTTCCCATTCTGTTATATCTGCCAAAATAGCAGTTTTTACATTGGAAATGTTCTGTCGAGAAAAATCTTCATCTTTTATTTTGAATCTTATCCTATTTCCAAAACGTTCTTTTAATTTCCTGCCCGTTTCACTTCCTTCAACATCCTTTTGAGAAAATATATAGATCAGAGAATAAAAGTCATTATTAATAAGAAAGGTAAAGGTTTCGTTTTCCTTAATAGAACCCTGAGAAATTGGCGACTTAATTCCTAACTCTTCACCTACATCTTCAAATTCATCATCACTGGAAAACTGCCAATCCAAAATTATAGCCCGAAAGGACCCTATTGCTTTCGTAGACTGTTCAATAAAATCTATCCTTTCAATTCCAAGGACTGGTGTGTCCTTCCTTAATTCTTCATATAATGCACTCTCAGCACGATCAGCAACAAAAATATGATCATCAGCATACAGAACTACTCCTGTCATTTATTCTTTTTTAAAGGATAATAAAAAGTTAGCACCATTTAAAACTTTTTCTTCTTGGTTAACAATGAGTTTTATATCTGCATCTATCCTGTCCAAAAGCTCCTTAATAATGTATAAACCTAACCCTCTACCATCAGATTTAGTAGAAAAAAATTCTTTAAAAATAATGTCCTTATTTTCAGGTTCTATTCCAATACCTGAATCAGCAAAAATAATGGTTCTAGACTCCTCATCTATAGAGATATGGATTTTCCTATTATCATTCTGCTGATCTAACCAGTAAAGAGAATTATCCATTAAATTGAGCATTACCTGAAGGATTAAACCTGTATTGGTTTTAACTAGAAAATCCTCCTCCCCTGTGAGAATAGAAAAATCAACATTATTTTTTAATTCTCTTCCAAAATATTTTGATATTCTTTGAATAGTATTTCTTACACTTACATTTTTCGTAACCTTTCTTGCTCTTCTAAATAAGGGTTGCAATACCTGTAGCTCTTGATATAAAAATTCTATGTTCTCCTTTAGTTCTATAAAAAAACTCTTCAATTCTTCTACTTCAATTTCTTTTTTATCAAATCGTCGTATAAAGTCGGAAGTATTTTCTTGTAACCGTTTTAATAAAGCCATCGTGTCATGAGTCGCCTTTTCAACCACCATACCTGTCCCAGCTAAGTCTTGCGTTAATTCTATCTCTTCTCTTACTTTCGTTACATATAAATTTGTAATCTCAAAAAATTTTTGTGATCTGTCCAGAAGTTTCTTATCGTCTATTTTTGTTATGTAGTTCTGTAAATTTTTATAGGCGTCATCATACTTTTCATCAATTAACTTTCTCGTTGTCTCCTTCTCTAACTTCTTTTTTACCTTATCGATTTCAACTTCATCTTTCATTACTTTTAAGGAAGCTTGTAGTAGAGCTACAAATTCATCTTTAGAGCCGTTAATATTCATTAGGCCCTCCCGATCAGCCGAATCTCGTAGAATGGGATTTTCATCTTGACTGATAAAGACAAATCCTATTAAATCATTATAACTGAAATAATTTCCAGCTCTATCTTCTGCCCGATATTTACTTAACTGTAACCAATCATCCCCTATTTCACCATAAGGGTAAACTCTTATATTATCCCGGTATAAATAAACAGAAGTTTCTTTCAGAAAATCCTTTTCCGACTTTTTTAAACCCTCTGACGGATTTTGTAAATCAAAACCATAAAAGAAAAACATAAAATCACCGATATTGGACCTTTTCAATATTTGCCCCTCTTTATTAAAAAACGTTTCCTTGAAGAGCTTGAGCTTTTTTATGTCATACTTTATCTGATCGTCATTACTGCTGAATAAGTCGAATTTAATGTTTTTGCTTTTGGTGTTATGCTTATAAGTTGCTTCTAATACCCCCTGAGAATT
This Salinimicrobium tongyeongense DNA region includes the following protein-coding sequences:
- a CDS encoding ATP-binding protein: MAVKSGKVPFQPYARLISILGDQLISDKWVGVIELVKNSYDADAEKVQLRFENFSLNANPISGVIEIEDDGIGMDLDTILNVWMKPATPNKLNRKKSSEDSIRRTDKGRMMQGDKGVGRFAVYKLGDFVEVFTKKKDKQEIKLTLDFSSYADDNFLESGHRDKFLDQILNEWQENPVPLKIKNSKNQGTLIRISALRNDWHKKDLKKLSNAFFRMMPPSLPNLNIVKDFEVDIFWEKEKYETELMSFDEMSEMAPFYFEGSINSQGVLEATYKHNTKSKNIKFDLFSSNDDQIKYDIKKLKLFKETFFNKEGQILKRSNIGDFMFFFYGFDLQNPSEGLKKSEKDFLKETSVYLYRDNIRVYPYGEIGDDWLQLSKYRAEDRAGNYFSYNDLIGFVFISQDENPILRDSADREGLMNINGSKDEFVALLQASLKVMKDEVEIDKVKKKLEKETTRKLIDEKYDDAYKNLQNYITKIDDKKLLDRSQKFFEITNLYVTKVREEIELTQDLAGTGMVVEKATHDTMALLKRLQENTSDFIRRFDKKEIEVEELKSFFIELKENIEFLYQELQVLQPLFRRARKVTKNVSVRNTIQRISKYFGRELKNNVDFSILTGEEDFLVKTNTGLILQVMLNLMDNSLYWLDQQNDNRKIHISIDEESRTIIFADSGIGIEPENKDIIFKEFFSTKSDGRGLGLYIIKELLDRIDADIKLIVNQEEKVLNGANFLLSFKKE